The following nucleotide sequence is from Salinispirillum sp. LH 10-3-1.
TACAGGGTGACCTGTACGCCTTACAGGAAGTCGAACACGATCACGGCCAGCCTTCGGCCGTCTTGCCGGAGCTGAAAGACAAGCTGGCATCGGTACATAACATGACACTGCGCGCCATAGTGCCGCCGGTACAGCGTGGCGATGACGCCATTACGCAGGCCTTTTTGTACAACCCAGAACGTCTTCGTCCGCTTGGCAATTTGATACAGATACCTACCACACCGAGGCCGAGTCTGGCGCAGATATTCGAAGACCATCAAGGGCGTACCTTTGGCGTTATTAATGTACACTTAAAATCGCGCGCCCGCTGTACGGACATTTGCGCTGAAGAGCGCGCAGCAGCACTTGAAGCCATTCTGCAATGGCACAGACAGCAGTCGGATATCCCGTGGTTTTTGGTCGGCGATTTCAACACGCTCACGCAAGAGCCCTTGTGGCAACCCTTACTCGACAGCCAATGGCAACGTGCTGACCTGGCTGCACCCACGTATTGGTTTCGTGGCCGAGCACAGCAGTTAGATCATGTTTGGATGAAAGGTGTAAGCCCTCAGCCACGCACACGTGTTATCGAAGGTCATGCCGAAATGCCGCCTACACCGCTGGCCCATCCCCTGTACAATCCCGAGCGATTGTGGGGTGCGTCCGACCACAATCCGATCGTGCTAGACTGGTGACCGTAACAAATTGATCCAGCACAAAACAACGACTGCAAATGAACGAATTGTGTTGGCCTAAACTGAACACTCTTCTATGCTATTGATTCCACAGAATTTTTAACTCAGGAATTACATCACCATCATGGCCAGTAAAGACCACTCAATTATGTTCCCCGTGGACAAGCTGATGCCCGGTCTGTACGTCGATATTGGCTTGCCATGGACTGACCATCCGTTTCTCTTCAAGCGCTTTAAAATCAAAACGCAGCAGGAAGTGAATATTATACAGGGGCTCGGACTCAAAGAGATCAAGGTATTTCCTGAGCGCAGCGATGGACTCATCAAGAAGCACGACGCGCAGACAGTCGCCGCCGAGCCGGCCGATAATAGCGCTGCTGAAAACGCTTCCGCCAGCGGCGCTTCCGACCATGACAAGATGTGGGCGCAAAAACAGCAGCGTATTGATGAGGCCGCGCAGTTTCGCAACCGTAGGCTAAAAGTTGATCGAGAGTATCAAGAAACCATTAAACGCGTTAAGAACTTGACCCGTGATCTCAAAACAGCGCCTGCCAATGCTATTCGCGACGCAGGCGAGTTGATTGAAACACTCACGGAAGCCTTTGGCGACGACGGCGATGTCTTAATGAATTTGGTGTCACTGTCCGACAGCGAGTTTTCCATATACCACCATGCTTTGAATGTTACCGTATTGGCATTAACACTCGGCGCAGCCCGCGGCATGCAAGGTGAGGACCTGAAAGAGCTCGGTATTGGCGCGATGCTGCACGACATCGGCAAAATTCTGGTCCCAGGGCAAATTTTGGCGAAGGAAGGTGGTGAGTTAAACCCCAGCGAGCAAGCCATACTGGACAGCCACCCTGCCCTTGGCGCGAAGATGGCTGGACGCGTGGGCAAGCTCAACGATGCCATTATAGAGATCATTGAGAATCACCATGAGATGCTCGACGGCTCTGGTCATCCACGACAATTGCGCGAACCCGACATCAGCAGCTCAGCACAAATGGTGACGGTTGCGAATGTTTACGACAACCTCTGCAACCCGGTGAACCCCAACAAAGCGGTAACACCCAAGCAAGCGGTCGCTACGCTTTATGCTAAATATCGCGGTCGTATAGATGAAACCCTGATTGGTCGCTTCATCCAAACCATGGGGGTTTACCCACCCGGCACCGTGGTCATGCTGTCGGATGATAGCATTGGCCTTGTGGTAGCAGTGGACGCCAAGGCGCTGTTGAAGCCCCAGGTGTTGCTTTACAACCCCGATATTCCCAAGCAAGAAGCACTGATGATTGACCTGAACAAACGGGACGACTTGAACATTGTCGACGTACTGAAACCCACCGAATACCCGAAACGTATTTACGACTACTTGGGCATCCATGAACGCATCGGTTATTTCAACGAGCGTAGCCTCAAAGCATAGCCTTCAATCAGAAGCGACGAACGTATGCTCCAACATCCGTTGGCGGATATCATCCGGAATGGGTTCGGCTTTTTTCGTGCTGTGGTTGAAATGCACCAAGACGGTAGTGCCGCTCGCGCACTTGTGCCCGCTTTGCCACACCTCTTGGTAAACATCGAATGAACTGCCACCGACGCGTGAAATACCAGTACGGATCTCTACCGGCGCTTGGTAAAAAATCTCGGCATGAAATTCTACAGTGTAACGGGCGAGGATAATTCGCCACTGCTTAGGGTCGAGATCGGGCGTAAACCAACGAAAGATCGGCGTACGGCAGCCTTCAAACCAAATGGGAATAGCCGTGTTATTGATGTGGCCCAGTGCGTCGGTGTCGACGAAGCGTGGCTCGAAGGTTTCAGTGAACATGGATTTTCCTTGTAGAAGAAGATAGTTTTAACCAGCCACTAGTCGGACTGGAGCCAGTCCACGACGCCCTGCCCGGCTCGTCGGCCGCTCGCGAAACACGCGGTCAACAGGTAACCACCCGTCGGCGCTTCCCAGTCCAACATTTCACCCGCACAGAACACACCCGGAAGCGCCTGCAACATG
It contains:
- a CDS encoding HD domain-containing phosphohydrolase: MASKDHSIMFPVDKLMPGLYVDIGLPWTDHPFLFKRFKIKTQQEVNIIQGLGLKEIKVFPERSDGLIKKHDAQTVAAEPADNSAAENASASGASDHDKMWAQKQQRIDEAAQFRNRRLKVDREYQETIKRVKNLTRDLKTAPANAIRDAGELIETLTEAFGDDGDVLMNLVSLSDSEFSIYHHALNVTVLALTLGAARGMQGEDLKELGIGAMLHDIGKILVPGQILAKEGGELNPSEQAILDSHPALGAKMAGRVGKLNDAIIEIIENHHEMLDGSGHPRQLREPDISSSAQMVTVANVYDNLCNPVNPNKAVTPKQAVATLYAKYRGRIDETLIGRFIQTMGVYPPGTVVMLSDDSIGLVVAVDAKALLKPQVLLYNPDIPKQEALMIDLNKRDDLNIVDVLKPTEYPKRIYDYLGIHERIGYFNERSLKA
- a CDS encoding thioesterase family protein, with translation MFTETFEPRFVDTDALGHINNTAIPIWFEGCRTPIFRWFTPDLDPKQWRIILARYTVEFHAEIFYQAPVEIRTGISRVGGSSFDVYQEVWQSGHKCASGTTVLVHFNHSTKKAEPIPDDIRQRMLEHTFVASD